From Microcoleus sp. FACHB-831, a single genomic window includes:
- a CDS encoding glycosyltransferase family 4 protein gives MRILIYSYNYAPEPIGIAPLMTELAEGLVKRGHTVRVVTGMPNYPERRIYEKYRGKLYLTEQINGVTVQRCWLWIRPKPGLLGLLDRVLQEVSFVVTSLPQVLLGRRPDVILLTVPSLPICVPAALTGWLRRCPIVLNVQDILPEAAVRVGLIKNKLLIRVFEVLEKFAYHRANKISVIADGFKENLLCKGVNPQKIELIPNWVDVNFIHPLPKENNAFRDAHNLKGKFVVLYSGNIALTQPLETVIEAASRLRHIPDITIVIVGEEKALGRLQRLCDRWQVENVLLLPFQPREQLPCMLAAADIGLVVQKSNVISFNMPSKIQVLLASGRPIVAAVPVTGTAARAVENSGGGIVVPAEDQYALAQSILYLYSNPEAAEALGKQGRHHAEQHYSFELALKRYEELFDVVKSR, from the coding sequence ATGCGAATTCTAATTTATTCCTACAACTACGCCCCAGAACCAATTGGCATCGCCCCCCTAATGACCGAACTGGCAGAAGGTCTGGTAAAGCGAGGCCACACGGTTCGCGTTGTCACGGGTATGCCCAACTATCCGGAACGCCGCATCTATGAAAAATATCGGGGCAAATTGTATCTAACCGAACAAATAAACGGCGTCACGGTTCAGCGCTGTTGGTTGTGGATTCGCCCCAAGCCTGGTCTGCTGGGTCTGCTAGATCGCGTGTTACAAGAAGTAAGTTTTGTTGTCACCAGCTTGCCGCAAGTTCTTCTAGGGCGGCGACCGGATGTGATTCTATTAACTGTACCTTCCCTGCCGATTTGCGTCCCGGCTGCCCTAACTGGATGGTTAAGGCGCTGCCCTATAGTATTAAACGTTCAGGATATTTTGCCCGAAGCCGCTGTCCGCGTCGGTCTAATCAAAAATAAATTGCTGATTCGCGTCTTTGAAGTTTTGGAGAAGTTTGCATACCATCGTGCGAACAAGATCAGTGTTATTGCCGATGGGTTTAAGGAAAATTTGCTTTGTAAGGGAGTTAACCCCCAAAAAATTGAGTTGATTCCCAATTGGGTCGATGTCAACTTCATCCACCCTTTGCCTAAAGAAAATAATGCCTTCCGAGATGCCCATAACCTCAAAGGCAAATTTGTTGTTCTCTACTCCGGTAACATAGCCCTAACGCAACCTTTAGAAACCGTCATTGAGGCAGCATCACGCTTGCGCCACATACCAGACATTACCATTGTGATTGTCGGGGAAGAAAAAGCTTTAGGTCGATTGCAGCGTTTGTGCGATCGTTGGCAAGTCGAGAACGTCTTGCTACTGCCATTCCAGCCACGCGAACAACTACCATGTATGCTTGCAGCAGCAGATATAGGCTTGGTTGTGCAAAAAAGTAATGTAATTTCTTTCAATATGCCTTCCAAAATTCAGGTGCTACTAGCTAGCGGTCGGCCCATTGTAGCCGCCGTACCCGTTACAGGGACAGCAGCGAGAGCGGTAGAAAATAGTGGCGGCGGAATAGTTGTCCCAGCAGAAGATCAATATGCCTTAGCGCAGTCAATTTTATATTTATATTCCAATCCCGAAGCCGCAGAAGCACTAGGCAAGCAGGGTAGGCACCATGCAGAGCAGCATTATTCGTTCGAGCTAGCCTTGAAGCGGTATGAGGAACTGTTTGATGTTGTTAAAAGCCGTTGA